The following DNA comes from Poecilia reticulata strain Guanapo linkage group LG5, Guppy_female_1.0+MT, whole genome shotgun sequence.
ATAAAAATGACAGActgcttttcaaaaagaaaGCATGTAAATCAAAATCTAATGAGTAAGACAATTAAATGACACTGATCGTCAAAAACTAAGACAGTAATTCATAATaggactttaaataaaatgtatctgaataaaaatgtctagttactttttaaatgttttgaaagtcTCAAGGTAAAGTAAATTCAAAGGAAAGCTCATTCCACAGCTGAGCTGCAATCGCCTGAAAGAAACGATCTCATTGAGTGCTGCTGCCGCTTCTGGGAACTAGGAGAAGATTTCTTTACTTGAGGACCAGAGAGCTCAAGTTGGAGTATTTAACTTTAATGATTGTGTAATATACTGTAAAGACCAGCGTCACTCACACATTACTGACATTGCTGTCATAGGCctatttctgacagaaaatgagGTGGGTGTCTCTCATAAAACAATAACGCCATCTAAAAGGTGTTTCAATTTTGAAAGATACggcatttctttaatttttattcacacttcatttaaaatatagcatgtaaaaaaatgttcaccCCTCTCAGTAATCAGGGAAAGCATATATTTTTGCATTCTAGCAATCAAATCCATCTTGTTTTTGCTGACcagatttttgcatgtttgctcttgtattttaatattttatcctTCCGCTCCAAATGTTTGAGGTTGCAAGTTCTCCTTTCCATCACTTTCAGCTTTAACTCTCAAATTCAAACTGGGACTCTTTTTAAGCCAATCCAAAGCCTGCAGTTTGAGGAAACATGTTGCGCAAATgactaaaaaaatactttgaacctaaatctgccaggtttggaaataattttaggTTTTACCCTAAGAAGGAGATGGACCATGAAAACTCCCTGAAAGggctttaaaatatattctaaaataAGTGGTCAGTCTATTCAAACACGTTCAGACTAATTATGTCGTCTACTTGAGGTTTTGAGTTAATGAAAGAGATTCCAGAGTCTTTTTGTcgacacatgatgtgaaacatgcatTACAGTGatcaagaagaaagaaaatttaAGTTTGAATAATGACCTCAATTCCTGATACGACATCAACCTTCTGGgttgcatcatttatttattttttttaaatgaaaggacATGTTCCAACCAGACTTCTTGAgtgaaacagagagaaaaaagtgtgTTCGCCCTCTTTCAGCCTGCTGAACAGCAGTCCACAGCAATAGGCGGGGCCCGGGGCAATCAGCATGTTACTCGTTTCACATCGATCACTCCTGCACTTTCTCTGGCATTTAATGACATGTTGATTATTATAGGTAGATTGTTGTTTTCCAATACTATTTGGAAAGCTGAATTTAGTGGCAGGACTTTTAGGACGGACACTTAAGTGCTCATGTTTTTGCAATTGAAAAAATGTCCAAAGCTCTAAATGTGTCATTCTTGTTTTTTAGGGAATTCTTGTCATTCTTGTTTGTTGTCATATTTCAATCATCTGACAATGAGGCCGCAACATATGGGAGATTATTGTCAATGCAACTACCCATTTCTGTATTTGAGCAGTTGAAcagtgcaacaaaaaacaaaaaaaatgtttgcagttttgaaaCTTTGGCATTTTAAGACCTTGGTATGATAACCAACCCAAACCTATTCACATATAACCCATACAAGCAAAACTTCATATAACATGCTTTTGCAACAAGAGACGATTTTCCAATCTGCAAGGAGATGACTTTCACCAAAAGACtcggtaaaaaaaacaaaaaaacattccaagTGATGCTGGAGTGATTTGCAGCTTTAGATCTTGAGGTGAGGATCTCTATTGTGTCAACAcagtctgtgtttgtttttgttgtttttggttccGTGACGCCCCTCTCTGTGTCAATTTTTTCACCTAACTCAtagaaacagacacaaacaaacacacacgtaTCTGTGAGTTTCCTAACTCAAGGCATTCTTTGACAACAGGCAGTGTTATGAATTATAGGTGGATCCTCTGATTCAGCCAAAGTTCCTCATAAGCAAAGAATGTGAAACTATGGCGTTCCACCTATGATTACATTATGACGATCCTGAAAGACAAGGCCATGCATTTTTGTTCTAGGGAGTGCAGTATTCCACGCATAAAACGCAAAACAGACATTTGTTGGATGCCATGCAATGTGTGAAAGCTCATAAAGAAATCACGTGGTTGACAATTTTATGGTGTTTATGCCAATAATGCAATGTTGCAACACTCAGGTCACGTAATAGTTAAAAACTGGTTTGTTCACCTTCAACAATGAAGACTTGCCAACaaaacaagtaaagaaaaatttGCCTGCAGCACAGAATGTACGGTTTCTACACTTATGACTTCAGTTCTTGTGCTGTGTCTGCTTCTTAAGACAGgaaattcaataattttatgatttgattttcttttttgcagttcTCATTTGAAACCTTCCAAGGACTTGCTGTCCCAACTCCGAAAGTCCCTGAACTTCCCCCTGCCAATGGCCCAATAGTCAATGGGACAGGTGAGCATCTAAATAATACCTTCTAcagtacagaccaaaagtttggacacaccttttcattcaaagagttttcttcattttcatgactATGAAAATTGTAGATTCACACCGAAGGCATCAATACTATGAAAAAACATGTGGAATTATatacttaacaaaaatgtgtgaaacaactgaaaatacgCCTTGTATTGTAGATTCTTCAAAGTAGCCACCTTTTGCTTTGATTACTGCTTCGCACACTCTTGGCATTCTCTTGAGGAGCTTCAAGAGGTCGTCACCTGAAATGGTCTTCCAACAGTCTTGAAGAAGTTCCCAGAGATGCTTTGCACTTGTTGGCCCTTTTGCCTTCACTCTGCGGTCCAGCTCACCCCAAACCATCTCAATTGGGTTCAGGTCCagtgactgtggaggccaggTCATCTGGCGCAGCACCCCATCGCTCTCCTTCTTGGTCAAATAGCCCTTACACAGCCTGgaggtgtgtttggggtcattgtcttgttgaaaaataaatgatggtcCAACTAAACGCAATCCGGATGGAATAGCATGCCGCTGCAAGATGCTGTGGTAGCCATGCTGRTTCAGTATGCcttcaattttgaataaatccccAACAGTGTCACCAGCAAAGCACCCCCACACcatcacacctcctcctccatgcttcACGGTGGGAACCAGGCATGTAGAGACCATCCGTTCACCTTTTCTGCTTCGCACAAAGACAAGGTGGTTGGAaccaaaaatcacaaatttgaACTCATCAGACCAAAGCACAGATTTCCACTGGTCTAATGTCCATTTCTTGTGTTCTTTAGCCCAAACAAGTCTCTTCTGCTTGTTGCCTATCCTTAGCAGTGGTTTCCTAACTGCTATTCTACCATGAAGGCCTGATTCACACAGTCTCTTCTTAACAGTTGTTGCAGAGATGCGTCTGCTGCTACAACTCTGTGTGGCATTGACCTGGTCTctaatctgagctgctgttaaCCTGCGATTTCTGAGGCTGGTRACTCGGATGAACTTATCCTYYKCAGCAGAGGTGACTCTTGGTCTTCCTTTCCTGGGGCGGTCCTCGTGTGAGCCAGTTTCCTTGTAGCGCTTGATGGTTTTTGCGACTGCACTTGgggacactttcaaagttttcccaATTATTCGGACTGACTGACGTCCATTTCTTAATGTAATGATGGCCACTcgtttttctttacttagctGCTTTTGTCTTGCCATAATACAAATTCTAACACTCTATTCAGTAGGACTATCAGCTGTGTGTCCACCTGACTTCTGCACAACACAACTGATGGTCCCAACCCCATTTATAAGGCAAGAAAGCCCACTTATTAACCTGACAGGGCACACCTGTGAATTGAAAACCATTTCAGGTGACTACCTCTTGAAACTCATCAAGAGAATGCAGAGTGTGCAAAGcagtaatcacagcaaaaggttgctactttgaagaaactagaatataaggcacattttcagttgttttacacttttttgtttagtacatatttccacatgtgttaattcatagttttgaatTAACTATGAATTAACTGTCAATCTACAATGtcaatagtcatgaaaataaaggaaacttgTTGAATGAgtaggggtgtccaaacttttggtctgtactgTACGTACTTAATGTTTAAACTACCAAAGTAAATAGTGGCCTTTTTTAGTCATTGTTATACCAGGTGAATTTGTGGCCCCTCTAGACTCAGGTGACGGATCACAGGGATAAGAATAAAGGAAACATCCATGTCATGTAAATGTTTGTCCAGGCTGTTGCTCCATACCTCTCCTGAAAAAGTCCAAATGGCCATAAAAGACGGAGAGCAAATTTACACAAAGGGAGTGTTTTTCTACCTTTTAGATTACTTTCCGGTTTAgagatgttaaataaaatttacatttgcagaatgccaatgtaaaatgtgtctcagcttttcttatttttgcagatatcccatttttttcttttacaaagttgtgcaaaaccacaaatataAATAGTCCATTATTTTAAGTTGGTCTattgatagaccaacataaagtaattaataaacaaataaatatctgtctCCAGCTCTCATTATTTCATAGAGacattttttagttatttatttttttgcaattgcaCCTTCAGGTCTTTTAAGGTACGTCTGCCGGCCTTTCAGATCTACAGACTAAAATCATTGCGAATTCTTTTGAAAAATAGTCTTACACATGAACATGCCTAGTTCTAAACTGTTTATTATAGTTCTGGCTGAATATTTGGGGTCATTATACTGCTGGATAGCCAACATTCACTGTAGTTTCAACTGTGcttttacaaagttttcttCAAGGATTGCCTTGTATTTAGCTCTATGTGTTTTCCATCCCAGGAAGAGCACTAATCAGATGGCTTATGCCTTGGCAGGTTTGAAATTGTACTATTAAGTTCCCATTTTTAGTGGATTGACTGAACAGTGCTTTGGGATATTGTTTAATACGTAGCCTCTTTTTAAGTTTCATCTTCAAGGTGCTGAttgtttgttcatgtttgttaGCAAGCCTCTGAGACCTTCATAGAACAGCTATAATTATACCGAGATTAAATTAGACTATTTGTTGATTGAGATGATTTCTGAGTTATTGTTATAACTGGTTGAAGGCAACTGGTTTAATAGTATTTTACTTATGGGAATCAGTTAAGAATGCTAAATATAGATAAAAGTATATGTAAACCCATATTCTCATCAACAGACCTGTATCCGTCCCACAGGGCTCACAGTCCCAGTTCTCTTCATGGTGTAACAACTTACTAGGAATGTTGGCCTAATATGTAGCATTCTCCATGGCCTCGTTCCTCCCTCTCTGTTGGACTTAGTTCATTTCAATGCAGCTGTGAACTCAATTAGACAATTAGACGTGGAGCAGATAGAGGAGACTGTATTTAGtcagtttttccatgttttgagGCTTCACATAAGTAAAAATTTACACCACCATCTTTACCTACATACCTTCAAACACAATGGAAAGAAATTGCTTTGAGAATCAAAGCCTGCTAAATATTCTTCTTCCAGAGTTAATCGCGCTGTGTTCTTTGCTCTTCTTATCTCTTGACTTTTACAGGTGCTGGAGATCATTCATCCAATGGATCTGTTGTATCCGTGCCAGGCCACATGGAAGAGAAGATCtttgttcctcctcctcctccatcagcaGCCCCTCCACCCCCTCCTGTTGATTTCATCCCTCCTCCACCAGACTTCATGGGTGACCTAAACAGCTTAGATCCTGTGGCCCTCCAGCCTCCATCCATGCCTGCTCCAAAACCACCGTCTATGGTGGAGGAGGATTTGTCCCTTTTGAAACCACCACCAATGGCGCCTCCAAAACCTCCGAATACCTGTTCTACTGGATCTGGGTCAGCAGAACCTGTCTCTGTTCCACCGCCAACCCAAGTGCCAGAACGTCCAAAATTTGCCCCTCCGCAACCACCTGCTGAAAAGCACCAGAAGAGTCATAAGGTCCCACCTCCAAAACCTATCAGATCGTCTTCGGTGTCCATTGTTGAGCCCCCAGCACAGCCTCCCCAAGTGCCCACCTCCACATTGTCCACCTTCAATCCCCAGAACAAAGCAAAGGTTCATGATCCTCCAAAGCACACAGTGCTTTGGAACGCGTCAGCTAACCCTGCTCCTGCTGAGATGAAGGTGGATGGAAAAGCCCCTCAAACTGCTCAGCTACCTAAACCAGAGCCCAAACCTGCACAACAACCCAAGGGGgctttagaaattaaacaacCTGAATTACCTAAAGTTCCCGAAGAACCTAAAACAGAGGCAAAGACAGAGATTAAAATAAAGTCTCCAACGGAGGCTAAAGCAGACATTGTTCCAGCTAAGGCAGAGATAACCAAATCCCTCCAGCCTCCACCTCTGCATAGTACGACTAATGTCCAGATCAATTCAGAGTCCAAGAGCACACTGGAAGTATCTCCAGGTCAAAACCGCAGTTTCAGCCCTCTATTGGATCGCAAACTGGACAGCCTGAAGGCTAACGAACCCAAACACTCTTCAACCTCGCCGTTCGCTCTCCTGAAGGCAGCtaaggaaagagagaaaaataaaaacactcaatCTTTGTCCCGCGAAAGCAGCACCAGGAGAAATGAACCAACAAGTCCTAATTCCGTCACTGTCATACCAAGATCAACGTCTTCAGTTCTACCAAGTCAAAATAAACTACAGGAGAGTGCAACTCATAGGCCTgcagaaactaaaacaacaatTCAGGCTATAGAAACACCCATGGGTTCGACTGCACTGGCCAAAGATCAGAAAC
Coding sequences within:
- the LOC103465204 gene encoding proline-rich extensin-like protein EPR1 isoform X2 — translated: MKKGLHFLGRKNQSLYDTNIKIPDRDSVQLVLEETESAICESGTANVRARPTVKHHTFSFETFQGLAVPTPKVPELPPANGPIVNGTGAGDHSSNGSVVSVPGHMEEKIFVPPPPPSAAPPPPPVDFIPPPPDFMGDLNSLDPVALQPPSMPAPKPPSMVEEDLSLLKPPPMAPPKPPNTCSTGSGSAEPVSVPPPTQVPERPKFAPPQPPAEKHQKSHKVPPPKPIRSSSVSIVEPPAQPPQVPTSTLSTFNPQNKAKVHDPPKHTVLWNASANPAPAEMKVDGKAPQTAQLPKPEPKPAQQPKGALEIKQPELPKVPEEPKTEAKTEIKIKSPTEAKADIVPAKAEITKSLQPPPLHSTTNVQINSESKSTLEVSPGQNRSFSPLLDRKLDSLKANEPKHSSTSPFALLKAAKEREKNKNTQSLSRESSTRRNEPTSPNSVTVIPRSTSSVLPSQNKLQESATHRPAETKTTIQAIETPMGSTALAKDQKLSTDPVLSKYTALSSPAVSNLSEQKQRAEEKQLKSHDVQNNTPKQDMNLPLLPPPPEFGDFGQILEQPPSIRLLDPPTQKAPTPPKASAQVTAQTPAKAPAPTQTLAQTPAKAPAPTQTPAQTPAKVPAPTQTPAQTLAKAPAPTQAPAPTPAKAPAKTQATAPSPPKLPPSDIQVKPKPLVQTKSNPPSTQVPPNISQNQATLLSILQKKMLVMDQKMAPVNDSEHNSDDWSTGFSDEDNKVPAVPQSKQQTKNPPAPANKTASLDMKELETKIMNKYQSTQVKSPTKNGMRSRQKYGMTFTIRPGTKQPITLASKED
- the LOC103465204 gene encoding proline-rich extensin-like protein EPR1 isoform X1; this translates as MKKGLHFLGRKNQSLYDTNIKIPDRDSVQLVLEETESAICESGTANVRARPTVKHHTFSFETFQGLAVPTPKVPELPPANGPIVNGTGAGDHSSNGSVVSVPGHMEEKIFVPPPPPSAAPPPPPVDFIPPPPDFMGDLNSLDPVALQPPSMPAPKPPSMVEEDLSLLKPPPMAPPKPPNTCSTGSGSAEPVSVPPPTQVPERPKFAPPQPPAEKHQKSHKVPPPKPIRSSSVSIVEPPAQPPQVPTSTLSTFNPQNKAKVHDPPKHTVLWNASANPAPAEMKVDGKAPQTAQLPKPEPKPAQQPKGALEIKQPELPKVPEEPKTEAKTEIKIKSPTEAKADIVPAKAEITKSLQPPPLHSTTNVQINSESKSTLEVSPGQNRSFSPLLDRKLDSLKANEPKHSSTSPFALLKAAKEREKNKNTQSLSRESSTRRNEPTSPNSVTVIPRSTSSVLPSQNKLQESATHRPAETKTTIQAIETPMGSTALAKDQKLSTDPVLSKYTALSSPAVSNLSEQKQRAEEKQLKSHDVQNNTPKQDMNLPLLPPPPEFGDFGQILEQPPSIRLLDPPTQKAPTPPKASAQVTAQTPAKAPAPTQTLAQTPAKAPAPTQTPAQTPAKVPAPTQTPAQTXPAPTQTPAQTPAKVPAPTQTPAQTLAKAPAPTQAPAPTPAKAPAKTQATAPSPPKLPPSDIQVKPKPLVQTKSNPPSTQVPPNISQNQATLLSILQKKMLVMDQKMAPVNDSEHNSDDWSTGFSDEDNKVPAVPQSKQQTKNPPAPANKTASLDMKELETKIMNKYQSTQVKSPTKNGMRSRQKYGMTFTIRPGTKQPITLASKED